ATTTTATAAAGTATCTGATAGGGAATGTGCCATTTACATTTACATGGAACCCGTTTGGGGCGGCTGTAGGGACGTTCTTGCTTTATTGCATTAGATGCCCTGTTTTATCCGGCCTCGTGAGGTCCGGGGACACCTTACTTACCTCCGAAAAACCCCTTCCCGATGCTCCCGCAAAAACCCCTCATACGGCAAAAACTTTTCCGGCATCTCGATCCTCTTCCCCTCATAATCCAGAAAATTCCGGACCAAAGCCTCATTCGGCAGGTATTCCCGCAGATAAGGGGAAATCACCAGCCGGTAATCCTCGTCGAACGTCACCAATCCTCGATCAAAAGCGGCATCCTGGGTCTGAGCCAGGCACAACCCATTCCTGGGATTGAGGCGATGCTCGGGGAATTTGCCCCATGGCAAAATATGACTGGCAACCAGCAATTCCGGGATGGGATTGCCAGTCAGGCAGCAGCGTTTGTTGTAGGACGCGAGCACACTCTTGCGGAAAAAGCTCTGGCCGAGACGGGCCTTGACCGAGGAAATCACTTCGGT
This portion of the Syntrophotaleaceae bacterium genome encodes:
- a CDS encoding HNH endonuclease, whose translation is MKLCNLASLDPFHQERGIKGLSSVSRADKAIWEEFNSDWGQLGVESEEKLRALLDDAETSRQAIKGTKGKTTVKFPSIAPEGPTEVISSVKARLGQSFFRKSVLASYNKRCCLTGNPIPELLVASHILPWGKFPEHRLNPRNGLCLAQTQDAAFDRGLVTFDEDYRLVISPYLREYLPNEALVRNFLDYEGKRIEMPEKFLPYEGFLREHREGVFRR